A region from the Tigriopus californicus strain San Diego chromosome 9, Tcal_SD_v2.1, whole genome shotgun sequence genome encodes:
- the LOC131886457 gene encoding early endosome antigen 1-like, which yields MNSFKGFIKNIADKAELTSSTPSPSPQRPSAHGSPDWPSPLTEGQEGFICPACHNTFFSPDDLQAHFEAQHTSEASLNTAKRTEGRFGDLKDEVSDLQRTLKEEQFYSTELKRQVEALNESVLRSGPVRAQAPEPVDQEWGPDHIYALQEGKRLLTEEVLNLRQQLSDSQLTAREKEKLIERASQLASENVELKSFVDDMKSQKSAWEDRLALMEKELSNRNSVDDAHVLQLELIQVQKMMDEMNREKDKEIDRLQAELNLVQSSHQGLTDQRVQELQNELENTKNVELVDLRSKLNDQLHVIEELQTRLGQSQTEALDNSSELETLRDQLKATETQMSYLTNTQQSDAEKLGLEMQRLQEKFSTEQGKASDLSQELSVLQTHYDDQCQINDELRGQVLEQKRQISDYQRNMEIRQEDIGRFQSELDILKNGLEKMSSEKEDLLLKIEAGEGVNTALQQLKEENISLTNQVKSQESNHKKLMEESAKKVETLHTQLSESTKATAMAQEKLSKLEQNLDERTVKLEHLQKSTAKLETDLQSKSELLHASETAKSAQRQDLEGQARRIQASLTDKTAECERLAKKVETLESTATSERSRLEEALEAIERDKDEAISSLTNKYQALEAKAREQESTLSEAQRNAKILQDQLKDAKSAKAGIESQQQEMKARVQSIQMDKAEIEAENQALKVSLAEAKQVSEALQSTEKERIVAMQDLQTQLETAVQKENQAKATIKDLKDKEQDLLSTLDDQVAMLSSLKLEAASKVAAMSTELETSNHAKAQLEEDIARSKRDLNAMRLEVDAGETKICKLQSLLEQEKLESHGKISDLSKAKELLLSAKVELQSRLEDAQNEMAAKENKLVQIGTDFESQRAVLEHKSLELQRQMESQRQDHIQALEALQEENAKLHDEISRQITQLEEGREKLKSEKGHSLELNAQLDAALSAKLEMEAQLGSASDERKSLLERCLLAENELERSRGTVLELRRKLDDSQAALHELGRENQSIQVELAKQTGRKWADDSEVTQCQGCSGPFTLTNRKHHCRNCGQIFCAECSAKQAPMANYKKPQRVCDQCHSELQ from the exons ATGAATTCCTTCAAGGGCTTTATCAAGAACATCGCTGACAAG GCCGAATTGACGTCGTCCACGCCTTCACCCTCGCCTCAACGCCCATCCGCCCACGGCTCGCCGGATTGGCCCAGTCCTTTGACCGAAGGCCAAGAAGGCTTCATTTGTCCCGCCTGTCACAACACGTTCTTCTCCCCTGATGATCTCCAGGCCCATTTCGAGGCCCAGCATACATCCGAGGCCTCGTTGAACACGGCCAAACGCACCGAAGGTCGCTTTGGCGACCTCAAAGATGAGGTCAGCGATCTCCAACGTACTTTGAAAGAGGAGCAGTTCTACTCGACCGAGCTCAAACGGCAAGTGGAAGCCCTGAACGAGTCCGTTCTCCGGAGTGGACCCGTTCGGGCTCAAGCCCCGGAACCAGTCGATCAAGAATGGGGGCCCGATCACATTTACGCTCTGCAAGAGGGCAAGCGACTAC TCACGGAGGAAGTATTAAATCTTCGGCAGCAATTGTCGGATTCCCAATTAACGGcccgagaaaaagagaaattgaTTGAGCGAGCTTCTCAATTGGCCTCAGAAAATGTGGAACTTAAATCCTTCGTGGACGACATGAAATCCCAAAAATCCGCTTGGGAAGATCGCTTGGCGCTTATGGAAAAAGAGTTGAGCAACCG CAACTCAGTGGACGACGCCCATGTTCTCCAATTGGAGCTTATTCAAgtccaaaaaatgatggaTGAAATGAATCGGGAAAAAGATAAAGAGATTGACAGACTTCAAGCCGAATTGAACCTGGTCCAATCGTCGCATCAAGGCTTGACCGACCAACGGGTTCAAGAACTGCAAAATGAGTTAGAAAATACCAAAAATGTGGAGCTGGTCGATCTTCGATCCAAATTAAATGACCAATTGCATGTTATCGAAGAGCTTCAGACTCGATTGGGCCAAAGCCAGACTGAAGCACTCGACAATAGCAGTGAATTAGAGACCTTACGAGATCAACTGAAGGCAACAGAAACGCAAATGAGTTACTTGACCAATACTCAGCAAAGTGATGCGGAAAAACTAGGTCTGGAAATGCAACGTTTACAGGAAAAGTTCTCAACCGAGCAAGGCAAAGCCAGTGATTTGAGCCAGGAACTCTCTGTCCTCCAAACCCATTATGACGATCAGTGTCAGATCAATGACGAACTCAGAGGTCAAGTGCTGGAGCAGAAACGTCAGATCTCAGATTATCAGAGGAACATGGAAATCAG GCAAGAGGACATCGGCCGGTTCCAATCAGAGCTCGATATCCTGAAAAATGGGCTTGAGAAGATGAGTTCTGAAAAAGAAGACCTTCTGCTCAAAATCGAGGCTGGAGAGGGTGTGAACACCGCTTTGCAGCaattgaaagaggaaaat ATCTCCTTGACAAATCAAGTCAAGTCTCAAGAGTCCAATCACAAGAAATTGATGGAAGAATCAGCGAAAAAGGTAGAAACTTTGCACACCCAGTTGAGTGAGAGCACAAAGGCCACGGCAATGGCCCAAGAAAAGCTCTCGAAATTAGAACAAAATCTGGATGAAAGAACCGTCAAGTTAGAGCACTTGCAAAAGTCCACCGCCAAACTCGAGACAGATCTTCAAAGCAAG AGTGAGCTGTTGCATGCCAGTGAGACCGCCAAAAGCGCCCAAAGACAGGACCTCGAGGGACAAGCGAGGCGGATTCAGGCCTCGTTGACAGATAAAACCGCGGAATGTGAGCGACTGGCGAAGAAAGTGGAAACTTTGGAAAGTACCGCGACGTCGGAACGCTCAAGATTGGAGGAAGCCCTTGAGGCCATCGAACGTGATAAGGACGAAGCAATCTCATCCCTGACGAATAAGTACCAAGCACTCGAGGCCAAAGCTCGAGAACAG GAATCCACCTTGAGCGAAGCTCAACGGAATGCCAAAATCCTGCAAGACCAACTGAAGGACGCGAAGTCGGCCAAAGCCGGAATTGAAAGCCAACAACAAGAGATGAAAGCCCGGGttcaaagcattcaaatggACAAGGCCGAGATTGAAGCCGAGAATCAAGCTTTGAAGGTGTCTCTGGCGGAAGCCAAGCAAGTGAGCGAGGCTTTACAATCCACGGAGAAAGAGCGAATTGTGGCTATGCAAGATCTGCAAACCCAACTGGAGACTGCCGTCCAAAAGGAGAACCAAGCCAAGGCAACCATCAAGGACCTCAAAGACAAGGAGCAAGATCTGTTGTCCACCCTGGATGACCAAGTGGCCATGTTATCGAGTCTGAAGCTCGAGGCCGCTTCCAAAGTGGCTGCAATGAGCACCGAACTCGAGACCTCGAACCATGCCAAGGCCCAATTAGAGGAGGACATCGCGCGATCAAAACGCGATCTGAACGCGATGCGCCTGGAGGTCGATGCCGGCGAGACGAAGATCTGTAAATTGCAAAGTCTCTTGGAACAGGAAAAGTTGGAGAGCCACGGGAAGATTTCCGACCTGAGCAAGGCCAAGGAACTTCTGTTAAGTGCCAAGGTCGAGCTCCAAAGTCGGTTGGAGGATGCCCAAAATGAGATGGCTGCCAAAGAAAACAAGCTGGTTCAGATTGGCACTGATTTCGAAAGCCAGCGAGCTGTTCTCGAGCACAAATCTCTGGAGCTTCAGCGCCAAATG GAAAGCCAGAGGCAAGACCACATCCAGGCCTTGGAAGCCCTCCAAGAGGAGAACGCAAAGTTACACGATGAGATTTCCCGTCAAATAACTCAACTGGAGGAAGGGCGCGAAAAATTAAAGTCGGAAAAGGGCCACTCTTTGGAGCTGAATGCCCAACTAGATGCGGCTCTGAGTgccaaattggaaatggagGCCCAATTGGGATCGGCCTCGGATGAGCGGAAATCGTTGTTGGAACGATGTCTGCTGGCCGAAAACGAATTGGAGCGATCCCGAGGGACCGTACTGGAACTTCGACGCAAACTTGACGACTCTCAGGCCGCTTTGCACGAGCTGGGCAGAGAAAATCAGTCCATACAG GTGGAACTTGCTAAGCAAACGGGCCGGAAATGGGCCGACGACTCGGAAGTGACCCAATGCCAAGGTTGCTCGGGTCCATTCACCCTCACCAATCGCAAGCACCACTGCCGAAATTGTGGTCAGATTTTCTGCGCCGAATGCTCGGCCAAACAGGCGCCCATGGCCAACTACAAGAAACCTCAGCGAGTCTGTGATCAGTGTCATTCTGAGTTACAATGA